The proteins below are encoded in one region of Amycolatopsis acidiphila:
- a CDS encoding 4-hydroxy-3-methylbut-2-enyl diphosphate reductase, whose translation MSAASPATEPAKRVLLAKPRGYCAGVDRAVIAVEKALELYGPPVYVRKEIVHNRHVVETLRERGVIFVDETSEVPEGELVVFSAHGVSPAVHTEAAERNLRTIDATCPLVTKVHKEVNRFAKDDYDILLIGHEGHEEVEGTSGEAPDHVQLIDTADDAARAQVRDPSKVVWLSQTTLSVDETMERVDQLRERFPGLADPPSDDICYATSNRQIAVKAMAGECDLVLVVGSRNSSNSKRLVEVALQAGARDAHLVDFAHEVDESWLEGVTTVGVTSGASVPDVLVMDLLAWLAERGWGKVDEVTTANEKIAFALPRELRQAAK comes from the coding sequence ATGAGTGCAGCGAGCCCTGCCACCGAGCCCGCCAAGCGAGTGCTGCTGGCCAAACCGCGCGGATACTGCGCCGGTGTGGACAGAGCCGTGATCGCGGTCGAGAAGGCCCTGGAACTCTATGGTCCGCCGGTCTACGTGCGCAAGGAGATCGTGCACAACCGGCACGTCGTGGAGACGCTGCGCGAGCGCGGTGTGATTTTCGTCGACGAGACCTCCGAGGTGCCGGAGGGCGAGCTGGTCGTCTTCTCCGCGCACGGGGTTTCCCCGGCCGTGCACACCGAGGCCGCGGAGCGGAACCTGCGCACCATCGACGCCACCTGCCCGCTGGTGACGAAGGTGCACAAGGAGGTCAACCGCTTCGCCAAGGACGACTACGACATCCTGCTCATCGGTCACGAAGGGCATGAAGAGGTCGAGGGGACCTCGGGCGAGGCGCCCGATCACGTCCAGCTGATCGACACGGCCGACGATGCGGCCCGCGCGCAGGTGCGCGACCCGTCGAAGGTCGTGTGGCTGTCGCAGACCACGTTGAGCGTCGACGAGACCATGGAGCGCGTCGACCAGCTGCGCGAGCGGTTCCCCGGCTTGGCCGACCCGCCCAGCGACGACATCTGTTACGCGACGTCGAACCGGCAGATCGCGGTCAAGGCGATGGCCGGTGAGTGCGACCTCGTGCTCGTGGTGGGTTCGCGCAACTCTTCGAACTCCAAGCGTCTTGTCGAGGTCGCCCTGCAGGCCGGCGCGCGAGATGCGCACTTGGTCGACTTCGCCCACGAGGTCGACGAGTCCTGGCTCGAGGGTGTGACGACGGTCGGCGTCACGAGCGGTGCGTCCGTGCCGGACGTGTTGGTGATGGACCTGCTCGCCTGGCTCGCTGAGCGCGGCTGGGGCAAGGTCGACGAGGTCACCACGGCGAACGAGAAGATCGCCTTCGCCCTGCCGCGGGAACTCCGCCAGGCCGCGAAGTAA
- the xseA gene encoding exodeoxyribonuclease VII large subunit yields the protein MSTEQNQAQNQAKDQTTAENPWPVRTVARKIGDWIHRLGAVWVEGQVTQISARPGTQTAFLTLRDPSADVSMTVTAPMRLVRAIEPPLREGASVVVFAKPTFFLGRGTISLRASEIRSIGIGELLARIERLRRLLEAEGLFAPERKRRLPFLPKGIGLITGRASAAEHDVLVNAHNRWPAAPIQVINTAVQGPTAVPQIRKALSILDADPGVDVIVIARGGGSVEDLLPFSDEALCRAVSAARTPVVSAIGHEPDTPLLDHVADLRCSTPTDAGKRVVPDVKEETARVHQMRDRARRALHGWVDTQCRLLDQLRSRPVLADPLGPIGRRRDDVELHRERGRRAMLNTLSHEQAAVASARARLTALGPAATMARGYTVVQYPDAAGNLQVLRSISEVADGTPLRVRVVDGAVHAVAQTVEPGE from the coding sequence GTGAGCACCGAGCAGAACCAGGCGCAGAACCAGGCCAAGGACCAGACCACCGCCGAGAACCCCTGGCCCGTACGCACCGTCGCGCGCAAGATCGGCGACTGGATCCACCGCCTCGGCGCCGTCTGGGTCGAGGGCCAGGTCACCCAGATCTCCGCCCGCCCCGGCACGCAGACCGCCTTCCTCACGCTCCGCGACCCCTCCGCCGACGTCTCCATGACCGTCACCGCCCCGATGCGGCTCGTGCGCGCCATCGAGCCGCCGCTGCGCGAGGGCGCCAGCGTGGTCGTCTTCGCCAAGCCCACCTTCTTCCTCGGGCGCGGCACGATCAGCCTGCGCGCCAGCGAGATCCGCTCCATCGGCATCGGCGAACTGCTCGCGCGCATCGAACGCCTGCGTCGCCTCCTCGAGGCCGAAGGCCTCTTCGCGCCCGAGCGCAAGCGCCGCCTTCCCTTCCTGCCCAAGGGAATCGGCCTCATCACCGGCCGCGCCTCGGCCGCCGAGCACGACGTGCTCGTCAACGCGCACAACCGCTGGCCCGCGGCTCCCATCCAGGTCATCAACACCGCCGTGCAGGGCCCGACCGCGGTGCCGCAGATCCGCAAGGCACTGTCCATTCTGGACGCCGACCCCGGCGTCGACGTCATCGTCATCGCCCGCGGCGGCGGCAGCGTCGAGGACCTGCTGCCCTTCTCCGACGAGGCCCTCTGCCGGGCCGTCTCGGCCGCGCGCACCCCCGTGGTCAGCGCGATCGGGCACGAACCGGACACCCCGCTGCTCGACCACGTCGCCGACCTGCGCTGCTCCACGCCGACCGACGCGGGCAAACGCGTCGTGCCCGACGTCAAGGAGGAGACCGCCCGCGTCCACCAGATGCGCGACCGCGCCCGCCGCGCGCTGCACGGCTGGGTCGACACCCAGTGCCGCCTGCTCGACCAGCTGCGCAGCCGCCCGGTGCTGGCCGACCCGCTCGGCCCGATCGGCCGCCGCAGGGACGACGTGGAGCTGCACCGCGAGCGCGGCCGTCGCGCGATGCTCAACACGCTGTCCCACGAACAGGCCGCCGTCGCCTCGGCGCGGGCGCGGCTGACGGCCCTCGGACCTGCCGCGACGATGGCCCGCGGCTACACCGTCGTGCAATATCCGGACGCGGCAGGCAACCTTCAGGTACTGCGATCCATCTCTGAAGTGGCGGACGGAACTCCGCTGCGCGTGCGGGTCGTCGACGGCGCCGTGCACGCGGTCGCCCAGACCGTCGAGCCGGGAGAGTAG
- a CDS encoding exodeoxyribonuclease VII small subunit, with protein MSEAAENTELGYEQARDQLVEVVRELEAGGLSLEQSLALWEKGEHLAKVCERHLDGARERIEAALKSVEEETGDSE; from the coding sequence ATGAGCGAGGCCGCGGAAAACACAGAGCTCGGCTATGAGCAGGCCCGTGACCAGCTCGTCGAGGTGGTCCGGGAGCTCGAGGCCGGCGGCTTGTCCCTGGAGCAGTCGCTGGCGCTGTGGGAGAAGGGCGAGCACCTGGCGAAGGTCTGTGAGCGCCATCTCGACGGGGCGCGGGAGCGCATCGAAGCGGCCCTGAAGTCGGTCGAGGAGGAAACCGGCGACTCGGAGTGA
- the glpX gene encoding class II fructose-bisphosphatase produces the protein MSSGTPSPSTARRKEAPDRNLAMELVRVTEAAAMAAGRWVGKGDKNGGDGAAVDAMRQLISTVSMRGVVVIGEGEKDEAPMLFNGEEVGNGDGPACDVAVDPIDGTTLMAKGMPNALAVLAVAERGAMFDPSAVFYMEKLAVGPEAAGVVDISAPVAENIRRVAKAKHSSVSDVTVCILDRPRHEQLVKEVREAGARIRFISDGDVAGAIAAARPTTGVDLLLGIGGTPEGIIAACAMKCLGGELQGKLWPKDDAERQKALDAGHDLDRVLNTDDLVRGDNVFFCATGVTDGDLLRGTHYRAGGATTQSIVMRSKSGTVRLIDGYHRLTKLRAYSSIDFDGQPGDEDVVPPLP, from the coding sequence ATGTCGAGCGGCACCCCGTCCCCCAGCACCGCCAGGCGAAAAGAAGCGCCTGACCGCAACCTGGCCATGGAGCTGGTGCGCGTCACGGAAGCGGCGGCGATGGCAGCGGGCCGGTGGGTCGGCAAGGGCGACAAGAACGGTGGTGACGGCGCCGCGGTGGACGCGATGCGCCAGCTCATCTCCACGGTCTCCATGCGCGGCGTGGTCGTCATCGGCGAGGGCGAGAAGGACGAGGCCCCCATGCTGTTCAACGGCGAGGAGGTCGGCAACGGCGACGGCCCGGCCTGCGACGTCGCGGTCGACCCGATCGACGGCACCACGCTGATGGCCAAGGGCATGCCGAACGCGCTGGCGGTGCTCGCGGTCGCCGAGCGCGGCGCGATGTTCGACCCCTCGGCGGTGTTCTACATGGAGAAGCTGGCCGTCGGGCCGGAGGCCGCGGGCGTGGTCGACATCTCCGCACCGGTCGCGGAGAACATCCGCCGGGTCGCGAAGGCCAAGCACAGCAGCGTCTCGGACGTCACGGTCTGCATCCTCGACCGGCCCCGGCACGAGCAGCTGGTCAAGGAGGTCCGCGAGGCAGGCGCCCGGATCCGGTTCATCTCCGACGGGGACGTGGCCGGCGCGATCGCCGCGGCCCGCCCGACCACGGGTGTCGACCTGCTGCTGGGCATCGGCGGCACGCCGGAGGGCATCATCGCCGCCTGCGCGATGAAGTGCCTCGGCGGCGAGCTGCAGGGCAAGCTGTGGCCGAAGGACGACGCCGAACGCCAGAAGGCGCTCGACGCGGGCCACGACCTCGACCGGGTGCTGAACACCGATGACCTGGTGCGCGGCGACAACGTGTTCTTCTGCGCCACCGGGGTCACCGACGGCGACCTGCTGCGCGGCACCCACTACCGGGCAGGCGGCGCGACCACCCAGTCGATCGTCATGCGCTCGAAGTCGGGCACGGTCCGCCTCATCGACGGCTACCACCGGCTGACGAAGCTGCGCGCCTACTCGTCGATCGACTTCGACGGGCAGCCCGGTGACGAAGACGTCGTGCCGCCGCTGCCGTGA
- a CDS encoding S1 family peptidase, translating to MRRVLIAAACSLLAVLFLVQPGSAAEPRLVGGTAADQPYPFAASLQTTGGEFFCGGSLIQASWVVTAAHCLQGRDAASFTVRVGSNDRTQGGEVGKPDRFVADPDYNPAGAGGDIAVVHLSAPVAAAPIALGTATAVGTTVRLLGWGQTCATPGCGDGPAMLQQLDAHLVDPAKCTATINASVELCTDNPDGKSGACYGDSGGPEVAQVDGHWVLLGVTSRPGNNSATCATAPSIYTSAVAYAGWIGQQLAPPPPPPSTPTPAPSPTPTP from the coding sequence GTGAGGCGCGTGCTCATCGCCGCCGCCTGCTCTCTGCTGGCGGTGCTCTTCCTGGTCCAGCCGGGCTCGGCCGCCGAGCCCCGGCTCGTCGGCGGCACCGCGGCCGATCAGCCGTACCCGTTCGCGGCCTCGCTGCAGACCACCGGCGGCGAGTTCTTCTGCGGCGGCTCGCTGATCCAGGCGTCCTGGGTGGTCACGGCCGCGCACTGCCTGCAGGGCCGTGACGCGGCGTCGTTCACCGTCCGGGTCGGCAGCAACGACCGGACCCAGGGCGGCGAGGTCGGCAAGCCCGACCGGTTCGTCGCCGACCCGGACTACAACCCCGCCGGTGCGGGCGGCGACATCGCCGTGGTGCACCTGTCCGCGCCGGTGGCCGCCGCGCCGATAGCCCTCGGCACTGCCACCGCGGTGGGCACGACGGTGCGGCTGCTCGGCTGGGGCCAGACCTGTGCGACGCCCGGCTGCGGGGACGGGCCGGCGATGCTGCAGCAGCTCGACGCGCACCTGGTCGACCCGGCCAAGTGCACCGCGACGATCAACGCGAGCGTCGAGCTGTGCACGGACAACCCCGACGGCAAGTCCGGGGCGTGTTACGGCGACTCCGGCGGACCCGAGGTCGCGCAGGTGGACGGGCACTGGGTGCTGCTCGGCGTGACCAGCCGCCCGGGCAACAACTCGGCGACCTGCGCGACAGCGCCGTCGATCTACACCTCGGCAGTCGCCTACGCGGGCTGGATCGGCCAGCAGCTCGCCCCGCCGCCGCCACCGCCGTCGACCCCGACGCCCGCACCGAGCCCGACGCCGACGCCGTAA
- a CDS encoding NAD(P)/FAD-dependent oxidoreductase, with the protein MELSIDLLIVGAGPTGLFAAYYAGFRGLSMAVVDSLPEAGGQVTAMYPEKMIYDVGGFPAVRGRDLVKGLVEQAAPWEPKYLLGRKAEGLRETESGLDVLLDGGDVVHAGAVLITAGIGEFTPRPLPAGDGWLGRGMVHFVPSLDAHAGQDVVVVGGGDSAFDWVLALHPVAASVTLVHRRAKFRAAESIVREAQQLGVRIVTDAEVAEMRADSAGALCEVVVTAKGASPLVLPAQAVVAALGFTADLGPIENWGLEIDHRAISVDSTMATARSRVYAAGDVAAYPGKVKLIATGFGEAATAVNNIAVALDPDAHLFPGHSSNAE; encoded by the coding sequence GTGGAGCTCTCGATCGATCTGCTCATCGTCGGTGCGGGACCGACCGGGCTGTTCGCCGCCTACTACGCCGGGTTCCGCGGGCTGTCGATGGCGGTGGTCGACTCCCTGCCCGAGGCGGGCGGCCAGGTGACCGCGATGTACCCGGAGAAGATGATCTACGACGTCGGCGGGTTCCCCGCGGTGCGCGGCCGCGACCTGGTCAAGGGACTGGTCGAGCAGGCCGCGCCGTGGGAGCCGAAGTACCTGCTGGGGCGCAAGGCGGAAGGGCTGCGCGAGACGGAGTCCGGCCTCGACGTGCTGCTCGACGGCGGCGACGTGGTGCACGCCGGCGCCGTGCTGATCACGGCGGGCATCGGCGAGTTCACCCCGCGCCCGCTGCCCGCGGGCGATGGGTGGCTCGGTCGCGGGATGGTGCACTTCGTGCCGTCGCTGGACGCGCATGCCGGGCAGGACGTGGTCGTGGTCGGCGGCGGGGACTCGGCGTTCGACTGGGTGCTCGCGCTGCATCCCGTCGCGGCGAGCGTGACGCTCGTGCACCGCCGCGCGAAGTTCCGGGCCGCCGAGTCGATCGTGCGTGAGGCACAACAGCTGGGGGTCCGCATCGTCACCGACGCGGAGGTCGCCGAGATGCGCGCCGACTCGGCCGGCGCGCTGTGCGAGGTGGTCGTGACCGCGAAGGGCGCCTCGCCGCTGGTGCTGCCCGCGCAGGCCGTCGTGGCGGCGCTCGGCTTCACCGCCGACCTCGGCCCCATCGAGAACTGGGGGCTGGAGATCGACCACCGCGCGATCAGCGTCGACTCGACGATGGCGACGGCCCGCTCGCGCGTCTACGCGGCCGGCGACGTGGCGGCGTATCCGGGCAAGGTGAAGCTGATCGCGACCGGCTTCGGCGAGGCGGCCACGGCCGTGAACAACATCGCCGTCGCGCTCGACCCGGACGCCCACCTGTTCCCCGGGCACTCCAGCAACGCGGAATGA
- a CDS encoding class II fumarate hydratase, whose product MAEQEYRIEHDTMGEVKVPVDALYRAQTQRAVENFPISGRGLERAQIRALGLLKAAAARVNARLGVLEPEFAEAIAEAADEVAEGKHDEHFPIDVFQTGSGTSSNMNANEVIATLASRKLGTDVHPNDHVNASQSSNDTFPTTIHVAATEAVLTDVIPALGHLAATIEQRAAEWQDVVKSGRTHLMDAVPITLGQEAGAWAAQVRYGIERLQSGLERLGELPIGGTAVGSGLNAPDGFGSSVADELARVTGLPLTEARNHFEAQASQDGVVETSGNLRTVAVSLYKIANDLRWLGSGPRTGLAELALPDLQPGSSIMPGKVNPVIPEATLQVVAQVIGNDAAVAFAGSQGNFQLNVNLPVIARNVLESARLLAAVSRLLADKVFAGITVNTERTKAYAEGSPSIVTPLNKYIGYEEAAAVAKQALKELKTIREVVIERGYISQGKLTEAQLDEALDVLRMARGGK is encoded by the coding sequence ATGGCTGAACAGGAATACCGGATCGAACACGACACGATGGGCGAGGTGAAGGTGCCCGTCGACGCGCTGTACCGGGCCCAGACCCAGCGTGCCGTCGAGAACTTCCCGATCTCCGGCCGCGGTCTCGAACGCGCCCAGATCCGCGCGCTCGGTCTGCTCAAGGCCGCGGCGGCCCGGGTCAACGCCCGGCTCGGCGTGCTCGAACCGGAGTTCGCCGAGGCGATCGCCGAAGCCGCCGACGAGGTGGCCGAGGGCAAGCACGACGAGCACTTCCCCATCGACGTGTTCCAGACCGGGTCCGGCACCTCGTCGAACATGAACGCCAACGAGGTGATCGCGACGCTGGCCAGCCGCAAGCTGGGCACCGACGTGCACCCGAACGACCACGTCAACGCCTCGCAGTCGTCGAACGACACGTTCCCGACGACGATCCACGTCGCGGCGACCGAAGCGGTGCTCACCGACGTGATCCCGGCGCTGGGGCACCTGGCCGCGACGATCGAGCAGCGGGCCGCGGAGTGGCAGGACGTGGTGAAGTCCGGCCGCACCCACCTGATGGACGCCGTGCCGATCACCCTCGGCCAGGAGGCCGGCGCGTGGGCAGCGCAGGTCCGCTATGGCATCGAGCGGCTGCAGTCGGGGCTGGAACGGCTGGGCGAGCTGCCGATCGGCGGTACCGCCGTGGGCTCGGGGCTGAACGCGCCCGACGGCTTCGGCTCGTCGGTGGCCGACGAGCTCGCCCGCGTCACCGGCCTGCCGCTGACCGAGGCCCGCAACCACTTCGAGGCGCAGGCCAGCCAGGACGGCGTCGTCGAGACGTCGGGGAACCTGCGGACGGTCGCGGTGTCGCTGTACAAGATCGCGAACGACCTGCGCTGGCTCGGCTCCGGCCCGCGCACCGGTCTCGCCGAGCTGGCCCTGCCCGACCTGCAGCCCGGTTCGTCGATCATGCCCGGCAAGGTGAACCCGGTGATCCCGGAGGCGACGCTGCAGGTGGTGGCCCAGGTGATCGGCAACGACGCGGCGGTCGCCTTCGCGGGTTCGCAGGGCAACTTCCAGCTCAACGTGAACCTGCCGGTGATCGCGCGCAACGTGCTCGAGTCGGCCCGGCTGCTCGCGGCCGTGTCGCGGCTGCTGGCGGACAAGGTGTTCGCCGGGATCACCGTCAACACCGAGCGCACCAAGGCCTACGCCGAGGGCTCCCCGTCGATCGTCACGCCGCTGAACAAGTACATCGGCTACGAAGAGGCGGCGGCCGTCGCTAAGCAGGCGCTCAAGGAGCTGAAGACCATCCGCGAGGTGGTCATCGAGCGGGGCTACATCTCGCAGGGCAAGCTCACCGAGGCCCAGCTGGACGAAGCCCTCGACGTGCTGCGGATGGCCCGCGGCGGCAAGTGA
- a CDS encoding sigma-70 family RNA polymerase sigma factor, giving the protein MDDDEITRAAFAAAKGDAAAARRFVAGTQRQLHRLLSYLSSPGVADDLTQETYLRAFAALSGFEGRSPARMWLLAIAKRVAADHLRTIRRRPVPAQTEDWVATAEQNGAYTPDPGRVVALRRLITELDAERRDAFVLTQVIGLSYAEAAEVCDCALGTIRSRVFRAREELTAAVRASERLAPSG; this is encoded by the coding sequence GTGGACGACGACGAGATCACCCGCGCCGCCTTCGCGGCCGCCAAGGGCGACGCAGCGGCCGCGAGGCGGTTCGTCGCGGGCACGCAGCGGCAGCTGCACCGGCTGCTGAGCTACCTGTCCAGCCCCGGGGTGGCCGACGACCTGACACAGGAGACCTACCTGCGCGCGTTCGCGGCGCTGAGCGGGTTCGAGGGGCGTTCTCCGGCGCGCATGTGGCTGCTGGCGATCGCGAAACGGGTGGCCGCCGATCACCTGCGCACCATCCGGCGGCGTCCTGTCCCGGCGCAGACGGAGGACTGGGTGGCCACGGCCGAGCAGAACGGCGCGTACACCCCGGATCCCGGCCGCGTGGTGGCGCTGCGACGGCTGATCACGGAGCTGGACGCCGAGCGGCGGGACGCGTTCGTGCTGACGCAGGTGATCGGGCTGTCCTATGCCGAGGCGGCCGAGGTGTGCGACTGCGCGCTCGGCACGATCCGGTCGCGGGTGTTCCGGGCACGCGAGGAGCTGACCGCAGCGGTCCGCGCCTCGGAGCGGCTCGCGCCGAGCGGCTGA
- a CDS encoding TetR/AcrR family transcriptional regulator, whose amino-acid sequence MKTLTPAARRVLDVAGELFYANGIHAVGVDTIAAAAGVTKKTLYDRFGSKDALVAEYLTERDERWRAHVRAVVARSPRAGALRRPLLVFDALEEWMAKENSRGCGFVNAHAELPDSDHPGRRAIQAQKEWLLGYFRELVADLRNPARLAESLLILLEGATVVESLQVTPSAVATAKRLAKQLLEGAA is encoded by the coding sequence GTGAAGACGCTGACGCCGGCGGCGCGACGGGTGCTCGACGTCGCCGGAGAACTGTTCTACGCCAACGGGATCCACGCCGTCGGGGTCGACACGATCGCGGCCGCGGCCGGGGTGACCAAGAAGACGCTCTACGACCGGTTCGGGTCGAAGGACGCGCTGGTCGCCGAGTACCTCACCGAGCGGGACGAGCGCTGGCGAGCGCACGTGCGAGCGGTGGTGGCGCGCAGCCCGCGGGCCGGTGCGCTCCGGCGGCCGTTGCTGGTGTTCGACGCGCTGGAGGAGTGGATGGCGAAGGAGAACTCGCGCGGGTGCGGGTTCGTGAACGCGCACGCCGAACTGCCCGACAGCGACCACCCCGGGCGGCGGGCGATCCAGGCGCAGAAGGAGTGGCTGCTGGGGTACTTCCGGGAGCTGGTCGCGGACCTGCGCAACCCGGCCCGGCTGGCGGAGTCACTGCTCATCCTGCTGGAGGGCGCGACGGTGGTGGAGTCGCTGCAGGTGACCCCGAGCGCGGTGGCGACCGCGAAGCGGCTGGCGAAACAACTCCTGGAGGGCGCGGCCTGA
- a CDS encoding DMT family transporter — MWTMLLGTGFVVLWSSGFVGATLGATSATAITLLAWRFLVAAGLLLAWHRPKRGSLALHAGLGLLSQGGYLFGVYEATELGVAAGTSALIAALQPIVSAVLAERVTPRQWTGLGAGLAGVAVVVAGDLSGHPGTPWWAYLLPFGGMLALVAASMIERRTRPDLADSLVVQCATSAVLFTGLAAVTGTLTPPASGTFWLAIACVVVLSTFGGYGCYWLLLRRTSLTTVSSLLYLTPPTTMLLAWLLFGQDITVRALLGLGICVVGVALVLVPGKMSVPRGMMTTCSSPTSSPPPRSSPPRARARRKSRRSPS; from the coding sequence ATGTGGACGATGTTGCTGGGCACCGGGTTCGTGGTGCTGTGGAGCTCCGGGTTCGTGGGTGCCACGCTGGGCGCGACCTCAGCCACGGCGATCACGCTGCTCGCGTGGCGGTTCCTCGTCGCGGCCGGGCTCCTGCTCGCCTGGCACCGGCCGAAGCGCGGCAGCCTGGCGCTGCACGCCGGCTTGGGCCTGCTCTCCCAGGGCGGCTACCTGTTCGGGGTGTACGAGGCGACCGAGCTGGGCGTCGCGGCCGGAACGTCGGCACTGATCGCCGCGCTCCAGCCCATCGTGTCCGCGGTGCTGGCAGAGCGCGTCACCCCACGACAGTGGACCGGGCTCGGCGCGGGCCTGGCCGGGGTGGCGGTCGTGGTCGCCGGGGACCTGTCCGGCCACCCCGGAACCCCGTGGTGGGCCTACCTGCTCCCGTTCGGCGGGATGCTGGCGCTCGTCGCCGCGAGCATGATCGAGCGCCGGACCCGGCCCGACCTCGCCGACTCCCTCGTCGTCCAGTGCGCCACCAGCGCCGTGCTGTTCACCGGCCTCGCCGCCGTCACCGGCACGCTCACCCCGCCGGCGAGCGGCACGTTCTGGCTCGCGATCGCCTGCGTCGTGGTGCTCTCGACGTTCGGCGGCTACGGCTGCTACTGGCTGCTCCTGCGGCGCACCTCGCTGACCACCGTGTCCAGCCTGCTCTACCTCACCCCGCCCACCACGATGCTGCTCGCCTGGCTCCTCTTCGGCCAGGACATCACCGTCCGCGCCCTGCTCGGCCTGGGAATCTGCGTCGTCGGCGTCGCACTGGTGCTCGTGCCCGGGAAAATGTCGGTACCCCGGGGCATGATGACGACATGTTCCTCGCCGACGTCGTCACCGCCTCCGCGCAGCTCGCCGCCACGCGCTCGCGCAAGGCGAAAATCGCGACGCTCGCCGAGCTGA
- a CDS encoding ATP-dependent DNA ligase has protein sequence MFLADVVTASAQLAATRSRKAKIATLAELINRAGEDELPAVVAFLTGQPTQGRIGTGWRTLAELGAPAAPAPTLTVAAVDAALGEVAGTSGSGSAKRRADTLHALFARATADEQQFLFRLLTGELRQGALEGVMVDAIAAAAQVPGEAVRRAFMLSGQLPVTALAAVTGGEQALGEFRLRLGRPLRPMLASPAESLDEALREHASPIVEYKMDGARIQVHREGDEVHVYTRTLREITKNVDELVRLVRALPCESVVLDGETLALTDDGRPRPFQETMSRFGSTREEQVRELLLRPYFFDCLHLDGRDLLDAPLRERNAALRSVVGEHLIPGEADPADPAAILDAALDAGHEGVMVKSPDSVYAAGRRGRAWLKVKPVHTLDLIVLAAEWGHGRRTGYLSNLHLGARDPDGGPPIMVGKTFKGLTDELLAWQTKTFQEIETHRDDWTVHVRPELVVEIELDGAQVSSRYPGGVALRFARVVRYRPDKEPADADTIDAVRATLKGRA, from the coding sequence ATGTTCCTCGCCGACGTCGTCACCGCCTCCGCGCAGCTCGCCGCCACGCGCTCGCGCAAGGCGAAAATCGCGACGCTCGCCGAGCTGATCAACCGCGCCGGGGAGGACGAGCTGCCCGCCGTCGTCGCGTTCCTCACCGGTCAGCCCACCCAGGGCCGCATCGGCACCGGCTGGCGCACGCTGGCCGAGCTCGGCGCGCCCGCGGCCCCGGCACCGACGCTCACGGTGGCGGCGGTCGATGCCGCGCTGGGCGAGGTCGCGGGCACGTCGGGCAGCGGGTCGGCGAAGCGCCGGGCGGACACGCTGCACGCGCTGTTCGCCCGCGCGACGGCGGACGAGCAGCAGTTCCTGTTCCGCCTGCTCACCGGCGAACTGCGGCAGGGCGCACTGGAGGGCGTGATGGTCGACGCCATCGCGGCCGCCGCGCAGGTGCCCGGCGAAGCCGTGCGCCGGGCCTTCATGCTGTCCGGGCAGCTGCCGGTCACCGCGCTGGCGGCGGTCACGGGCGGCGAACAGGCCCTCGGCGAGTTCCGGTTGCGGCTGGGCCGGCCGCTGCGGCCGATGCTCGCGTCGCCGGCGGAGTCACTCGACGAGGCGTTGCGGGAGCATGCCTCGCCGATCGTCGAGTACAAAATGGACGGTGCGCGGATCCAGGTGCACCGCGAGGGCGACGAGGTGCACGTCTACACCCGGACGCTGCGGGAGATCACCAAGAACGTCGACGAGCTGGTGCGGCTGGTGCGCGCGCTGCCGTGCGAGTCCGTCGTGCTGGACGGCGAAACGCTCGCGCTCACCGACGACGGCAGGCCCCGCCCGTTCCAGGAGACGATGAGCCGCTTCGGCAGCACCCGCGAGGAGCAGGTGCGCGAACTGCTGCTGCGGCCGTACTTCTTCGACTGCCTGCACCTCGACGGCCGGGACCTGCTCGACGCGCCGCTGCGCGAGCGCAACGCCGCCCTGCGGTCGGTGGTCGGCGAGCACCTGATCCCGGGCGAGGCCGACCCCGCGGACCCGGCCGCGATCCTCGACGCCGCACTGGACGCGGGGCACGAGGGCGTCATGGTCAAGTCGCCGGACTCGGTGTACGCGGCCGGGCGGCGCGGGCGGGCCTGGCTCAAGGTCAAGCCGGTGCACACGCTGGACCTGATCGTGCTCGCCGCCGAATGGGGCCACGGGCGGCGCACCGGGTACCTGTCCAACCTGCACCTCGGCGCGCGTGACCCGGACGGCGGACCGCCGATCATGGTGGGCAAGACGTTCAAGGGCCTCACCGACGAGCTGCTCGCGTGGCAGACCAAGACCTTCCAGGAGATCGAGACCCACCGCGACGACTGGACCGTGCACGTCCGCCCGGAACTGGTCGTCGAGATCGAGCTCGACGGCGCGCAGGTCAGCTCCCGATATCCCGGCGGTGTCGCGCTGCGCTTCGCCCGGGTGGTCCGGTACCGGCCGGACAAGGAGCCCGCCGACGCCGACACGATCGACGCCGTCCGCGCCACGTTGAAGGGCAGGGCATGA